CCCACGGAGAGGACGGTGCACCCCTCATTCATGCAGTAGCATGAGATGCTGAAGGGGGATGTGAAGTTGGGCCATACGATGGATCCTAACTTTAAATCTTCGTTCATCGTTTGTTCATAGTTGGGTGCAAATTAGAGGTGCCAACTGGGCGGTGGCAAAGTAGCGGTGGTAAATTAGCGGCGCCAACTTGGCCGTGGCTGGAATGAAATAAAGGCAACTTCCTCACAGCCAGCGGGACAACCGGGGCACCAAATCAAATTTGAAACGTGCCTCCCTAAAAGCTCGCACATTCATGTCTTCACAAGGCTTCCCTTCTGTTAGGAGCGACGCGTTCGTTTGGTCCCCTTCGCTGCTACTTCGCTGCTACTTCGCTGCTACTTCGCCGCTTCTTCACTGCTCTGTGTGGCGGCCCGTTTTGTCGAGGGGCCCAGGACGCAGCTCGCGCACAGCTTGGTTGTTCCTATCGTCAGCTCGCTTCGGCTTCTGCCAGATTAGCCTCTGCCAGCTTAGCCTATcctatttgtttatttttcccccggTAGATATCTGCTCACCTTGGCGCTGCGGCCACTGTTCCGCCCGCGCGCAGCTGCTGCCAGCAGGCTTGACTTTATTTTGCTCGCCTTTGCATACGTTTCTCCTTTCTGCCTCAATTTGCAGCATGTTCAGTTGAACATAATCAGTTTAACTGCTCGCAGTTGGCTTCACTCCGGGCAAATCGCCTCAATCGCGCACATCATTTTAACCCCTttcggttttttttttttttcggccCTCACTcggttaaaataaaattcgtTTGGCCATATTTCACTTCGTCCCGCTTAGCGTGTGCCTTGGCCATTCCTCCCTACCCATGTAAGCTACCCCTACAGCCGCATGCACATATTGCATCACCCACCCCCAGCTGCTGCTCCACCCCCGTGATggcaaaattatttattctcATTTCTATTGCGAGCACATGGAAGGAAGCCGTACGGGAATAGTTCCTCCTTGCGCTTTTCAAAACgttagaaaaataaaatgtggcCGGCTTAACCTACCCGTTTTGACTACCTCACCTAATGGGGGGACCTGTCGGGGTAGGAGCCCTCCTCTTTGTAAAACTGACTCACCCGTAAGGTCCATAACGAATGGAGCAAATGTGATAAGAGATAACACTTGGTTAGCCAAATGAAAgtgtaaaatgtaaaagcgAGGAAGGAATAAACTAAAGGGACAACCCATGTACTTACGCTGCTGCGTAGTACCTGCACGTGTCTCATCTAGCTTCCCCCGAGTGCCTATTCATTTGTGTACCAGTGGAGAACCCCATAGGCACACATTTGTGGGACGCCAATTTGTGAAGGAAGATCTTCCCCCTATAATGACATGCCACAACGGTCCGTATGAGAAAACCATCAAAAGGAATCTCTCAACCTAATCGAACTCCCCGTGGTGGGGGGGGCACCTAGACGTTTTCGAACAGCTGGGCGAAGTGGAGGGGTCCCCCAACGCGGCCCCATCTTTGTAACCTCAACATTGTAACGGCAACATTTTAACAACTTTGTGAGaataacttttattttatttttttttttctttgctccGCTAAGTCCACTCAGTCTTGCTACGGAAGGGGCCGCAAAAATGGTGCCACTCTTTTTTAACTCcccccttccatttttgtttcaaaaAAACGGCTACAAATGGGACACCTCTGGTAATTTTCCCCCGTGGAGGGGCTACAAATGTGACGCGCTCCTCCATTTGGGTTTTCTACTCTGGGGTGGCCCGGCCAGGCGTAACGCAAATTCGCACAAGGAGAACCTTCGCAAGAGAGGGGCCTGCACCAAGGGGGTACCATCCTCACTCCTCACTCCTACACCTCCACCACAGCGCAGTccgaaaaaattgcaactcTTTCAACCATTCGGATATTCATTCGTTAAAAGTTAATTTGAAAATGGGAAtgataattcataaaaatgaggagcGATGAATCGACACGCACATCATTGGAGTGGTACACATGTGCTCATTGGTCTGTGTAGGACACACGCACATGGGATTTATGCAAGTGCTCGTCGTGCACACGAGAACTCGCGTAAAATCTGcacacaattaaaaaaaaaaaaattgtgaagaagTAGACGGGATGAGGGGTGAAAATGTGGACTAATAAAGCTACTTCATGTGAAGGTATCacggggaaggggggggattTTTCAAacaaactttaaaaaaataaaataaagcgcAGGCCTGCCAATTGCGCTtccgtatgtatgtacgcatCAGATGGTCACCTCCACATGTTCCTTTGAAACATAttaaaggggaagaggcaaaaaaatggcgatgGGACTAAATGGCGAAAGCGTGGAGTGGCGAAAGCGTGGAGTGGCGAAAGCGCGGAGTGGCAAAGGGCAAAACAACACTTTTACaatacaataaaattaaactgCGCCACCTTTGCGCcaccttcccccccctcgaaGTCATATGTTTAAATATGGCTCTtttcggcaaaaaaaaaaaaaaaaaaaaaaaaaaacacttatttaaaaatataaacaacgTAAAGATCCGACTTTATAAAAAGGCaggaaaaggataaaagtgggggaagaacaaatttgcaaatgGGTGCCCTGTGCTGGAGCGCATATATTGTGCCTATAAATATAAGACACTGACGCACTGGGCCTGGGTGTTTGGGGGGGGTAGGTTCATACGCACATGCAGCTACGCTGATATGCCTCCTCGTAACCCTAATTGGCATGCTGCGTGAagtgcgcaaaatggggaaaagcACACAACAAGCGCCCGTCTAATGAACGGTGAGCGCACAAATAGGGGACAtattttccctccccccatttgacagattttattttaaaaaaaaaaaaaaaaaaatggattacCCTTGGGGTTGATCTTCATTTGTGCCATGGGTATCACCTCTGTTCCGATCATCACCACTGCCGctttctttctcctttccGTTCATCCTACCCGCGCCAACATGGTTTTCCCCGTCCAGGTGCATAGCGTCCCTCTCAATGTTACCTTTTACAGAATGGGCTGCGCTTCCCTCATTGATTCCCGTGGACTCCGAGTGGGCTGCACTTTTGGTTGCCCCCCCCTCACGGGCATTCGCCTCGCCGGCACCGCCAGCATCGTTcccaccgctaacaccgctaacaccgcaAACACCGCTAGCACCACCAGCATCGTTCGCCCCGCTTTCGTCATGCCCCTTTTCGCTCCTCTTTTTATCCTTGCCGTCGTACCCCTTTAGCCAGTGCAGCCTATCGAACAGGTACTTCTTCACTGTGCTTTGCTTCTTCTGGCTATTCCTGGCGTCCCCCGCCTCTTCCGCTGCCGCCACCTCTGCCGCGCCCCCCTCAACGCCGCTACCCGAGCTGCAATTATTCCGCCCATCCACATGCTGACTGCTCTTCGACTTCTTCCtcatattttccttttcgatgtCACTCTCCTTGCATTGCCCCGAGCTGTTATTGCTGTTGCTTCCGTTGCTATACGCTGAGCTCACTTTTTCGTAAATcctcttttcgtttttcttcgATGCACTCCTAACGCTTCCGCTTTGCTTGTCCTTGGGGTCACTGCTACTGCTGCCCTTCGCACTGGGGCTCCCAGAACAGTCATCACTTTTAGCACACGATTCCGCATGTGTGGCATCTCTTTTGGTATCCCCCTTCTGCTTATCATGGCAGGTGGCACCATTCGATCGATTAGCATCATTCACACCAGTGCCGCTTGTGGAAGGCCCCTCACCGTTGAACACGTTGCAACTTGGTTTCCTGTTTGTAGGCACACTTTGGCTAAAGGGACCCCCCGGATCTGGGTCTCCTTCCCTAAGTCCGTTTTTGCTTAATTGGCCATCCACGAATCCCCCTTCCTGCCGCTGCGAATCATTCCCCCTATTTGTCACGTACGCATGTGCAGCATTCATAAAAGCAGAGGTCTCAAATCCGTCGACTGTCAAGTCGAATGGATTCTCCTGGTTGGCCCCCGCCACCGGCTCAAACTCGGTCGTCCCGGTAATCTTCGTCGACCGGATACCCCCCCGTGTAGGATCTCCCAAACTGTCTGTGCCACCCCCTTGGCCAAAGTTCAAACTGCTGTCAACATCAAACATCCTCGCGGGGTCAAACACGTTGTCTGTTGTGTGGAGTCCCCCGGGTACCGATTCGTGCACCCTGCTCCTTACGCGCAATCCGTTGGCGTGCATCCCTCCCGCGAGGTTCTCGCGTGTACTACCGCCCCCTAGATTTGTGGTACCTccgcttcccttttcgctcGAATTGTTATTACTACCGGCGCGGTTTCCCTCCTCGGCAGGGCTCGCGCCGTTCCCATTCGACGCGCTTCCCTCGCCAGAGGGCCCCTCCACTTGACCTTCCGCTACTTCTGCGACTTCCGCTACTTCTCCTACTTCTGCGGCTTCTGCTACTTGTGCTACTCCCCCCTGACCCCACTCATGCACATTTCGGCTATCCGAATTTCTGTTGCTGCTTCTGGCAAACACTTGCGGCGCGGAGACAAACCCGACTCCCCTATTTGTATCGTTACCTCCAAGTATAAACgtattgaaaatattttgtataatgcTCTGCGTCTGTGCAGATGCAAATCCCTCAACCAGGTTGATGTCGTATTCTTCCGTGACGGGGATGtatctctcccccccctcctccgcgAGTAAGCCGGAGCCACTGGTCTGCTGTGCTGAGGGGTCATTCGACTGTGCAGTAGTGCTGCCATCCTGAGCAGTAGTGCCACTACCCGGAGCAGTAGTGCCGCTACCCTGAGCAGTAGTGCTGCTACCCTGCGCAGTAGTGCCGCCACCCTGAACAGTGGCACCATCGTGCCTGTTTGCCGACGGGGCTGCCTCCCCAGCAGGGGACTCCTCCTTCCCCGGGGCACCCTCGTTGCTCCCCTGCGGACAACCACTATTACCTCCACCAGCGTCACTCCTGCCAACGGCATTGTTACTCACGGAGGTACTCTCCGTGTTAACCCCATTAGAACCTCCAAACGTGTTGTTGCGAGAAATTTCTGAGTTGATCCTTTCCCGTAGTTCCTCCCGCTTACAATTATACTCCTGATCATCCGTGGGAAGTTCAAAGCGGCAAGTGGGACACGAATTTCTCTCCTTCAACCACGGAATGATACACGAGCAATGAAAAACATGCCGACATCGCTCATTATCTGTTACCCTATGTAcctcatcattttctttatattccTCTCTGCATATGGCACATGATTCTAACTCCTCTGCTCTTTCTTTGGTTAGCACCTCaactttcaaattttttataattgctTCGGATGCAGGTGGGGGTCCATTTCTGGATGGATCACTCTCCATGATGATGGTCAACACTTGGTCTAAAGAAATATTGTCGAATGAGTTGGTTAGTATGTTGTCAATCAAGTCGTGGAAGTTCAGCCTGATTGGGGAGTTCAGGGGGATGTTGGTGATGTCAATTGCCCGGGTGATGATTCTGGGGCTCCTGGGGTTCCTGCTCGCCCCTCCGCTGGCATTCACGCTGCTGGCACTCACGCCGCTGGCACTAACGCCGCTTCCCACACCGCTTCCAACACCGCTTCCAACACCGCTTCCAACACCGCTTCCAACACCGCTTCCAACACGGCTTCCACTCGTGGCACCTCCATCCCCCCCGCTGTCACTGACCCGGCCGACGCCCCCcgcgccgctaaccccggtGAACCCGGTAAATCCGCCCAACCCGCCAAAGGCACCCAGCCCGCCGACCCCTCCTCCACTGTCGGCGCCGCCATTGTTGTATATGTAGTTCCTCCCGAAGAAGACCCTACCCTGCGCATCATTTCGAGGTGCACTATCGGGCATTCCCCCCTCCGAGGCGGGGCCACCAAAGTTGGCGGTAAAATGGATGTCCGCATCACTGGGCCTCAAATTCGTGTTGAACATCTGCTGATACACATTTCTGAACATCATCAAATCGTTAAAGAAGTTTTCACTTGTTCCGAAGAAGCCGCTGCCATTGCTTCGGTTGCCCTGTCTATTGCTGCCACGGTTATCCCCATTGCCCTCCGTGGCGGATCCTCTCCCACCACCACTTTCATTCCCATAAGGGGTGTGTAAATTATTCGCATAATCGTTACTAGCACCACCACCTTCTTCATTCGTGTTCCGTCTCTCCCTATTGGAGTTAATCGAGTGAAAACTCAGGGGGTCATCTTCGTCAATTTTCTCCACAAAGCCCACGTGATTGCagcttttacattttatctCCCCATCGTATATAATTTCGATATCGCTAGTTCGTTTCACATCTTCACAACTATGACAAAAGTACTCATAATCATCAACCTGATTCATAATAATATGaatgtttttcctttaatttgtttaacaAATGGGAGGTTCTCA
Above is a window of Plasmodium vivax chromosome 8, whole genome shotgun sequence DNA encoding:
- a CDS encoding hypothetical protein, conserved (encoded by transcript PVX_094410A), with amino-acid sequence MNQVDDYEYFCHSCEDVKRTSDIEIIYDGEIKCKSCNHVGFVEKIDEDDPLSFHSINSNRERRNTNEEGGGASNDYANNLHTPYGNESGGGRGSATEGNGDNRGSNRQGNRSNGSGFFGTSENFFNDLMMFRNVYQQMFNTNLRPSDADIHFTANFGGPASEGGMPDSAPRNDAQGRVFFGRNYIYNNGGADSGGGVGGLGAFGGLGGFTGFTGVSGAGGVGRVSDSGGDGGATSGSRVGSGVGSGVGSGVGSGVGSGVGSGVSASGVSASSVNASGGASRNPRSPRIITRAIDITNIPLNSPIRLNFHDLIDNILTNSFDNISLDQVLTIIMESDPSRNGPPPASEAIIKNLKVEVLTKERAEELESCAICREEYKENDEVHRVTDNERCRHVFHCSCIIPWLKERNSCPTCRFELPTDDQEYNCKREELRERINSEISRNNTFGGSNGVNTESTSVSNNAVGRSDAGGGNSGCPQGSNEGAPGKEESPAGEAAPSANRHDGATVQGGGTTAQGSSTTAQGSGTTAPGSGTTAQDGSTTAQSNDPSAQQTSGSGLLAEEGGERYIPVTEEYDINLVEGFASAQTQSIIQNIFNTFILGGNDTNRGVGFVSAPQVFARSSNRNSDSRNVHEWGQGGVAQVAEAAEVGEVAEVAEVAEGQVEGPSGEGSASNGNGASPAEEGNRAGSNNNSSEKGSGGTTNLGGGSTRENLAGGMHANGLRVRSRVHESVPGGLHTTDNVFDPARMFDVDSSLNFGQGGGTDSLGDPTRGGIRSTKITGTTEFEPVAGANQENPFDLTVDGFETSAFMNAAHAYVTNRGNDSQRQEGGFVDGQLSKNGLREGDPDPGGPFSQSVPTNRKPSCNVFNGEGPSTSGTGVNDANRSNGATCHDKQKGDTKRDATHAESCAKSDDCSGSPSAKGSSSSDPKDKQSGSVRSASKKNEKRIYEKVSSAYSNGSNSNNSSGQCKESDIEKENMRKKSKSSQHVDGRNNCSSGSGVEGGAAEVAAAEEAGDARNSQKKQSTVKKYLFDRLHWLKGYDGKDKKRSEKGHDESGANDAGGASGVCGVSGVSGGNDAGGAGEANAREGGATKSAAHSESTGINEGSAAHSVKGNIERDAMHLDGENHVGAGRMNGKEKESGSGDDRNRGDTHGTNEDQPQG